One segment of Paramormyrops kingsleyae isolate MSU_618 chromosome 8, PKINGS_0.4, whole genome shotgun sequence DNA contains the following:
- the LOC111857000 gene encoding synaptophysin-like, which translates to MDVVNQLVATGQFTVVKQPLGFIKVLEWFFAIFAFSTCGGYSGMFEMSVECKNRTDSDLSIEVEFEYPFRLHQVYFDAPTCRGPKTERLFLVGDYSSSAEFFVTIGVFSFLYSLAAISAYIFFLEKYRENNKGAQIDFVVTCVFTFMWLVSSAAWAKGLSDVKTATDPDRVISLIPACDREENRCREVHDPVVSGLNTSVAFGFINLILWGGNLWFVFKETGWLAIFTGYPPPSQEKQPAPESYGQDAGYSGQAYDQQGSYGGSQGGYQPDYGQQGGYDGGYGQGGYNQQGGPTSYSNQM; encoded by the exons TTCTTCGCGATTTTCGCCTTCTCCACATGCGGAGGCTACTCCGGGATGTTCGAGATGAGCGTGGAGTGTAAAAACAGGACGGACAGTGACCTCAGCATCGAAGTGGAGTTTGAGTACCCCTTCAG GCTCCACCAGGTGTACTTTGATGCCCCCACCTGTAGGGGTCCCAAGACGGAACGCCTCTTCCTTGTGGGTGACTACTCATCCTCGGCCGAGTTCTTCGTCACCATCGGCGTCTTCTCTTTCCTCTATTCGCTGGCAGCCATCTCCGCTTACATCTTCTTCCTGGAGAAGTACCGTGAGAACAACAAGGGAGCTCAGATT GATTTTGTGGTGACCTGCGTCTTCACCTTCATGTGGCTGGTGAGCTCAGCTGCCTGGGCCAAGGGTCTGTCTGACGTGAAGACGGCCACCGACCCCGATCGCGTGATCTCCCTCATCCCCGCCTGTGACCGCGAAGAGAACCGCTGTCGCGAGGTCCACGACCCCGTGGTGTCTGGCCTCAACACCTCTGTG GCGTTTGGATTCATTAACCTGATTCTGTGGGGCGGAAACCTGTGGTTCGTGTTCAAGGAGACGGGCTGGCTGGCCATCTTCACTGGGTACCCCCCGCCCTCGCAGGAGAAGCAGCCCGCACCCGAATCTTACGGCCAGGACGCAGGTTACAGCGGGCAGGCCTATGACCAGCAGGGGTCCTACGGAGGCTCCCAGGGAGGGTACCAGCCCGACTATGGCCAGCAAGGAGGATATGATGGGGGCTACGGGCAAGGCGGGTACAACCAGCAGGGGGGGCCTACCTCGTACTCCAATCAGATGTGA